Part of the Cloacibacterium caeni genome is shown below.
AACCTCCATTTCCGCTGGGTTCTACTCCACCGAGATAGCCTTTTTTTGCTTTTCTGGAAATTTCATAATCCTTTTCCAGTATATCAAAAGTGGATTGTTGTGCAAAGGTGGCAACGCCGAAAAGTAGGGCGGCCGTACTGAAAATAATTTTTGTTGTCATAGTCTGTGATTTTTTTTACGAGATAAAAGTATCTCAAAATCCAGATGACAATCTACCCTCTACAGGGTATTTTTATAGTAAATCGAAGATTAATCTGCCAATAAATTAAGATTGGCAACCGCTTGAATTAATTTAGGAAGCGAATGGGTTTCTGTTTTTCGATAGATATTTTTTCGGTGGGTTTCTACAGTACTTTCGCTGATGAATAATGCATTAGAAATCTCTTTATTGGTAAGTCCGTCGATCATTAATTTCACGATTTGTTTTTCGCGGGCCGTCAATATGATTTGCGGATAATCGATGATTTTTCGCTTAAATTGGTTCAAAGCCATTTCTGCTTCTTCGCTGAGGTGAATGTATCCCAACTGTACATCCTGCAACGCTTTTACCAAATCTTGTCTGTTGACATTTTTGGAAAGATAACCTTCAATTTTTATTTTTTCAACCAATTCATAAACTACTTTCGGATCACAATTCATCGATAGAATAATGATTTTAAGATTGGGGAACTCTTGTTTCAGGACTTTTGCACATTCGAATCCGTTCATCGTGGGCATCATTAAATCCATCAACAATAAATCCGGATTGATCTTTGCTTCTCGCATATCCAGCAAAAAATCACAGGCATCCGTATAGGTTTTCAGAATCGCAATATTTTTCTCCAAACCGAGAAGCATTTCGATTCCATCAATTAT
Proteins encoded:
- a CDS encoding response regulator, which encodes MKIAIVDDHQIIIDGIEMLLGLEKNIAILKTYTDACDFLLDMREAKINPDLLLMDLMMPTMNGFECAKVLKQEFPNLKIIILSMNCDPKVVYELVEKIKIEGYLSKNVNRQDLVKALQDVQLGYIHLSEEAEMALNQFKRKIIDYPQIILTAREKQIVKLMIDGLTNKEISNALFISESTVETHRKNIYRKTETHSLPKLIQAVANLNLLAD